The genome window GCTGACGGTGAGGGACGTGCCGTCGACCGAGATCGAGCCCTTGTCGACCACGAGCGGGGCGAGGTCGCCCGGCAGCGAGACGCGCAGCACGCTCCACTGCTCGCCCGGCCGCACGTCGACGACACTGCCGACGCCGTCGACGTGTCCCTGCACGATGTGGCCGCCGAGGCGTGCGCCGACCGGCATCGCCTTCTCGATGTTCACGCGCGTCCCGACGGATGCTCCGCCGAGGGCTGCGACGTCGAGCGTCTGCTTCATCACGTCGGCGTCGAAGGTGTCGGCCGTCGTGCCCACGACCGTCAGGCAGACTCCCGAGACGGCGATCGACTCGCCGTGGATTGCGTCGGAGGCGGCCTTCGGTGCGCGCACGGTCAGTCGCCACCCGTCTCCTGAGGGCGAGATCGCGGTGATCTCGCCGATCTCCTCGATGATTCCGGTGAACATCAGGCGACTCCTTCTTCGAGGTCGAGTGCAGGGGTGGCGATCGCGAGCAGGTCGGCGCCGAGAGGCACCCACTCCTCGACCGTGAGACGGCGGGCGGCGTCGATCGATGCGACGCCGATGTCTGTCAGCGCGAGCCGTTCGCCGCCGATCAGCACCGGGGCGATGTAGGCGAGCACCCGATCGACGAGGCCCTGGGCGATGAACGCACTCGCGAGTGTGGGGCCACCTTCGACGAACACGCTCTGGATGCCGCGCGCGTGCAGATCTGCGAGCACGGTGTGCAGATCGTGCGTGTCGTAGAAGAGCGGCGTCTGCGGATGACGACGGATCGCGGCCGCGTCAGGGGTGGGCCGCGAGCCGATGACGACCGGGACCGGCTGCGTCTCGTACAGTGAGTCGCCGTCGCGCGCTGTCAGGGAGGGGTCGTCGGAGAGCACGGTGCCGGTGCCGACGACGATCGCATCCGCTGCGGCTCGACGTCGGTGCACGTCGGCGCGTGCCTCGGGCCCGGTGATCCACTGGCTGCTGCCGTCGGATGCCGCGGCGCGGCCGTCGAGCGACTGGGCCCACTTCACCGTGACGTGCGGGCGCCCCAGACGCTGCGCGGTGAGCCAGCCGTCGATGATCCCCTGAGCGACGTCGGCCTGCTCGCCCGAGTCGACGCTCACTCCCGCGGCACGGAGGCGGTCCGCGCCGCCGCCCGACACCGCGCCGGGGTCGTCGAGCGCGTAGACGACACGGGCCACGCCCGCCTCGATGAGCGCGACCGCGCAGGGGCCGGTGCGGCCCGTGTGGTTGCAGGGCTCGAGGGTGACGATCGCGGTGGCCCCTCGCGCTGCCTCTGGCGCGAGCTTCGAGAGCGCGTCGACCTCGGCGTGCGGCGTTCCGGCACCGTGGTGCCATCCTTCGGCGAGGACCGTCCCGTCGGGGGAGAGGATGACGGCACCGACCTGCGGGTTGACGCCCCGCGGGCCGAGGGCCGCGAGCTCGAGCGCACGGGTCATCGCCCGGCGCTCCGTCTCGTTCACTGCCATCCGTGGTCCTCTCTGAGGCTCCAGGGGATCTCCTCGAGGGGAGACACAGGCAGAACGCGCGCACGGCGGCGCACCGTGCTGCCTCCCTTCCGGACTAGCGAGGCTGCGCCTCGCACCACCGTCGGTCCCGGAATTCCACCGGATCGGCACCTCGGAGAACCGAGACGCTCGCGGACTGTCACCGCCGGTTCGGATTCTCACCGACCCCGGAGCACGTTGATGCTCTGAGTGTACTCAACGCGTCTGACGACATTTCATTCCGCGTCGAAGTGCTACTTCAGCAGCCGTGACAGGCGGCGATCGGCGAGGGGCTTTCCTCCGGTCTGGCACGTCGGGCAGTACTCGAGAGAGCGGTCGGCGAAGAAGACGCTGCGCACGGTGTCGCCGCACACCGGACAGGTCTCGCCGCGACGGGCGTGCACCTGCATCCCCCGGCGCTTCGCGTCTTTGAGGTCGGCCGGCGGCTTGCCCGACGCCTCGGCGACGGCATCCGTCAGCGTCGTCTGCATCGCCGCGAACAGCCGGTCGACCTCTTCGTCGCCGAGCTTGTCGGCGATCGCGTAGGGGGACATGCGGGCCGCGTGCAGGATCTCGTCGGAGTAGGCGTTGCCGATGCCGGCGATGATGCTCTGATCGCGCAGCAGACCTTTGATCTGCGTGCGCCGCCCACTGAGCAGGCTGCCGAAGACCTCGCGCGTGAAGGTCGATTCGAGCGGATCGGGTCCGAGGCGAGCGATTCCCGGCACTTCCTGGGGATCGCGCACCACGTAGACGGCCAGAGACTTCTTCGTACCGGCTTCGGTGAGGTCGAACCCGCTCTCGTCGTCGAGTGCGACCCGCAGCGCGATCGGCGACTTGCCCGGCTTGATCAGGGTCGTCGGCAGAGTCTCGTACCAGCGCAGCCACCCGGCCTTGGCCAGATGGAAGACGAGATGCAGGTCGGCGCCGCAGGAGAGCACGATGAACTTGCCTCGTCGCGACGCCGCCGTGATCTCGGCACCGTGCAACGCGGTGTTCGGCGGGTCGTAGGTCTTCAGCGCAGCGATCGCGCCCACGGCCGTGCGGACGATCGTTCGCCCTACGGCGCGCTCCGTCAGGAATGTCGTCAGGCCCTGGACTTCCGGCATCTCAGGCATGCGCTCATCCTGCCACCCAGGTCCGACACCGGGCTAGGGTCCGACACCGGGCTAGAGGATCGGCCATTCCACAGGCGTGCGGTCATCCGTCGCCAGAAGGCCGCCGAACCACCCGTCGTCGCGGCCGCGTGCGCTGGTGAGCGCCTGGCGGCCCAGCCCCTCGTACCGGAACCCGAGCGCGCGGGCGGCTCGGGCCGAAGCGACGTTGCCGGCGACCGCACGCCAGCCCAAGCGCGCGAGCCCGAGCTCGTCGAAGCTCCAGTCGACCACGGCGCGCGCTGCCTCGACGAGGTAGCCCTGGCCGCGAGCCGGCGCCGCGACCCAGAACCCGATCTCCGCATCCCCGCCGGTGTGGTGCTCGGAGACGCGGTGCAGCCCGATCGAGGCCACCAGCTCGCCGTCGCGATAGGCGCACCAGATGGTCTGGCTGCCGTCGGCCCACCGCTCACCGATCAGACGCACGTAGTCCTCGGCATCCGTGCGCCGGTACGGGCTCGGCACGGTGGTCCACCGGGGTATCTCGGGGTCCTGACAGGCCGCGGTGATCGCGTCGATGTCAGTCTCGTCCGGCACATGCAGGACGAGGCGCTCGGTGGTGAGGGTGACCGGTTCCATCCGTGCATCCTATGGGTGGCCGAGTCCCCGCCCGCAGACCCGCGAGCCCGTGTCTGTGGCCGCGGCTAGGCTTATCCGGTGACTGTGCCGGGGATTCTGCGCGCCTTGGAAGAGGCATCTCTTTTTCGTGACGCCCTGACGTGGGCCCAGACCGATGCCGATCTCGGCCTGGTCGACGGACTCGATGCCCCGGCGCTCGCCGGGCTGCTGGCGAAGCGGCGAGCGGCCGGGCAGCCGCCGGCACTTCTCACCGTGGTGCCGACCGGTCGACGTGCCGAGAGCCTGGCCGCGGCACTGAACGCCTACATACCCGACGCCGAGGTCGTGACCTTCCCGGCCTGGGAGACTCTTCCCCACGAACGGCTCAGCCCGAGCCCCGACACCGTCGGACAGAGACTCCAGACCCTCCGCCGCATCGCCGAGTGGTCGGGTGATCATCCGCTCGTCGTGGTCGCGTCCGTGCGGGCCGCGCTGCAGCCGATCGCAGGCAACCTCGGTGAGATCGCGCCGCTCGAGCTGCGCGCGGGAACCCGTGGTCACGAGCTCGATCACGTGGTCGAACAGCTCGTCGAGCGCGCCTACTCCCGCGTCGACATGGTGTCGCGACGGGGTGAGTTCGCGGTGCGCGGCGGAATTCTCGACGTCTTCCCTGCGATCTCCGAGCATCCGTTCCGTGTCGAGTTCTTCGGCGACGAGGTCGATCAGATCCGGGCGTTCTCGGTCGCCGATCAGCGTTCCCTTCCCGGCGACGTCGACGGGGTCGACCTTCCGCCGAGCCGTGAGCTGCTGCTGACCCCCGACGTCCGCGACCGCGCGAGAGCGCTGATCGGCGGGTTCCCCGCGATCGCCGGGATGCTCGAGAAGATGTCCGAGGGCATCCCCGTCGAAGGCATGGAATCGCTGCTCCCGGCGGTCTCGGGGCCGCTCAAATCGCTCGCCGAATACCTGCCTGAGGGCAGCGCGACGGCCGTCGTCGATCCCGAGCGATCGAGCGCGCGCGCGATCACCCTGGGCGAGACGAACCGCGAGTTCCTCGACGCGGCCTGGAGCGCGGCGACCTCCGGCGCGTCCGCGCCGATCGATCTCGGTGCCGGCGACTTCCTCACCATCGCCCGGCTGCGCGAGGTCGTGCGCGATCGCGGCGGTGTCTGGTGGCGCCTGAGCCCGTTCTCGATGGGGGGTGAGGATGCCGAGACCATCGACGCGTCGGTCATCCCGTCGTTCCACGGCAACGTCGACGGTGCGATCTCGTTCGTCGAGGCGAAGGTCGCAGACGGCTGGCGGGTCGTCGTGATCGCCGCCGGAGCGGGCCTCGTCGACCGCGCGCGCGACGTGCTCTCCGACCGGGGGATCGCCGCTCGCATCGTGTCCGAGCTGACCGATGCGCCCGACACCGGCGTCGCGACCCTCGTGACCGGCTCGGTCGAGGCCGGATTCCAGATCCCCGAGGCCAGGCTCGCTGTCCTCACCGACAACGAGTTCTACGGGCGCACGATCGGCGGCGACCAGCGCGTCGTCAAGAAGCTCGCGTCGCGCCGCAAGAACGTCGTCGATCCGCTGCAGCTCAAGCAGGGCGACTACGTCGTGCACAACACGCACGGCATCGGCCGCTTCGTCGAGATGACGCAGCGGGAGGTGTCGACCGGCGGGCGCAACGCGACGAAGTCAGTGCGCGACTATCTCGTGCTCGAGTACGCGCCGTCGAAGCGCGGTTATCCCGGCGACAAGCTCTACGTGCCCACCGATCAGCTCGATCTGCTCTCGAAGTACGTCGGCGGTGAGGGGCCGACCCTCTCGAAGATGGGCGGCAGCGACTGGTCGCAGGCGAAGGGCAAGGCTCGCAAGGCGGTGCGCGATATCGCCGTCGAGCTGGTCAAGCTGTACTCGGCGCGGATGAGCGCCAAGGGTCATGCGTTCGGCCCCGACACGCCCTGGCAGCGCGAGCTCGAAGAGGCCTTCCCGTTCGCCGAGACGCTCGATCAGCTGCAGACCATCGACGAGATCAAGGCCGACATGGAGCGGCCGATCCCGATGGACAGGCTGCTCTCGGGCGATGTCGGCTTCGGCAAGACCGAGGTGGCCGTCCGCGCGGCGTTCAAGGCGATCCAGGACGGCAAGCAGGTCGCGATGCTCGTGCCGACGACGCTGCTCGTGAAGCAGCACCTCGAGACCTTCACCGAGCGCTTCGCCGGGTTCCCCGTGAAGGTGCGTCCGCTTTCGCGTTTCCAGAGTGACAAAGAGGCGCGTCTGACGCTCGAGGGGCTGCTCGACGGCACGGTCGACATGGTCATCGGCACGCACCGCATCCTCACCGACCAGGTCATGTTCAAAGACCTCGGTCTGATGATCATCGACGAGGAGCAGCGCTTCGGGGTCGAGCACAAGGACACCCTCAAGAAGATGAAGACCAATGTCGACATCCTCGCGATGAGCGCGACGCCGATCCCTCGCACGCTCGAGATGGCGGTCACCGGCATCCGCGAGATGTCGACCCTGGCGACTCCGCCGGAAGACCGGCATCCGATCCTGTCCTTCGTGGGACCCCGCAGCGACAAGCAGATCACCGCGGCGATCCGGCGTGAGATCCTCCGTGAGGGGCAGGTGTTCTTCGTGCACAACCGCGTGCAGTCGATCCAGCGGGTGGCGGCGCAGCTCGCGGAGCTCGTGCCCGAGGCGCGCATCGCGGTGGCTCACGGCCAGATGGGCGAACACGCGCTCGAGCAGGTCGTCGACGACTTCTGGGAGCGCAAGTTCGACGTGCTCGTCTCGACGACGATCATCGAGACCGGACTCGACATCGCGAACGCGAACACCATCATCATCGACCGTGCCGACAAATACGGATTGAGCCAGCTGCATCAGCTGCGTGGCCGCGTCGGCCGCGGTCGCGAGCGGGCGTACGCCTACTTCCTGTACGACGAGATGAAGCCGCTCAGCGAGACCGCGGCCGACCGTCTGCAGACGATCGCGGTCAACAACGATCTCGGTTCCGGCATGCAGGTCGCGCTCAAGGACCTCGAGCTGCGAGGAGCCGGAAACCTGCTCGGCGGCGAGCAGGCGGGCCACATCGCCGGCGTCGGCTTCGACCTGTACCTCCGGATGATCGGCGAGGCCGTCGCGACCTTCCGCGGCGAAGACGTCGAATCCGGCCAGGAGCTGCGCCTCGAGCTCCCGCTGGATGCGCGCATCCCCGAGTACTACATCGACAGCGAGCGGCTGCGGCTCGAGGCCTATCAGAAGCTCTCCGCGGCGTCAGCCGCGACGGCGAAGGACGACGCGATCGATCTCGTGATCGAGGAGCTCACCGACCGCTACGGCACGCCGCCCGACGAGGTCGAGGGTCTGATCGCGGTCGCCCGACTGCGACGCCGCGCGGCCAGGGCGGGGCTCGCCGATGTCGTCGTGATGGGGTCGAACCTGCGCATCGCGCCCGCTCACCTCGAGGAATCGATCAAGGTGCGTCTGCAGCGGCTGTATCCGAAGGCGAAGCTGGTCGCGGGTGGCGACGCTCTCGTGGTGCCGATGCCGACGATCTCCGCAGCAGTGGGCGTCGGACTCGAGCCGCTGCCGAACGCGGAACTGCTCGAGTGGGTCGGCCAGCTGCTCACGGCGATCTTCCCCGAGCCGGCGAAGGTCGAGTGAGGGGAACCGGCTACAGCGAGAATCCGCCGTCGGTGGTCAGCACCTGACCGACCACCCACGAGCCGGCGTCCGTGCACAGCCAGCCGATCAGGCGGGCAGGGTCGTCGGGGCGACCGACACGGCCGAACGGTGTGCCCGCGATCCAGTCCTCGACGCCCGACAGATCGCGATCCGTCGTGTCGGCATCGAGGTAGCCCGTGTTCACCGGACCCGGATTGACGGTGTTCAGCACGATTCCGACATCGAGCAGCTCGACGGCAGTCGTACGGGTGATCCCCGCGAGCGCGGCCTTGCTCGTCGCGTACGAGATCTCGCCGCGCATCGCCCCGTGCCCCTGACCCGAGGTCATCCAGACGACGTGAGCGGTCGGCTTCTCGAAGGGGCCGAGCGGCGGGATGCTGTCGCCGGGGCGACCGACCGGAGTCTCTGCACCGCCGAGTTCTCGGCGTACTCGATTCGCCAGCCCGGCTGTGAGCAGCAGCGAGGCGCGGGTGTTGGCCTGCCAGTGCGCGTCGAGTCGGTCGGCGGTCATGTCGAAGATCGTGCCGTCGCCGCCGCTCATCGCCTGGTTGCAGATGACGATGTCGAGCCGACCCGAGAGCGCTGATGCCGCGTCGAGCAGCGGTTCGATGCCTGCAGGGTCTCGCAGGTCAGCCTGAGCGTCGCCCATCACGGCCCCGGATGCGAGGGCGTCGTGGATGCCGGCGCGAACCGCGTCGAGGTCGTCCCCGCCCCACGGGTGGTCGAGATCATGGGGGCGGAAGTGGTGGAAGAACACGTTCGCGCCGAGGGACGCGAGCGTCGTCGCGGTCGCGAATCCGATGCCGCGTCTGCGGGAGACGCCGGTCACCAGAGCAGTGCGTCCGAACAGGGGAAGGTCGTGGGAGTGCATGGCGATTCGCCTTTCGATCGATGGAGCCCCGGGCGCGCCGAATGGCGGTCGGAGGCGGGGGAGGGATCGAGTCAGCTGCACTTCATGGGCGTCAGCGTAGCAGGAGGCTCGATCAGCCTTCTCGACACGTATGCGGCGGCGCTACGCTGGCGTCATGTTGTACGAGCACCTCGGGGCTCGGCCCCGGATCCATGACACCGCCGTCGTCGCTCCCACCGCCGTGATCTCCGGAGACGTGACCATCGGCCCTGACTGCCAGGTGCTCCATGGCGCCGTGATCACCGCAGAGGGAGGACCGATCACGATCGGCGAGCACGTGATCGTGATGGAGAATGCGCTCATCAGAGCCACGGCCGCGAACGCCGTGCACATCGGTTCGCACACCCTCGTGGGAACCCTCGCGAGCATCGCCGGCGCGACCGTGGGCGAAGAGGTCTTCTTCGCGTCCGGCGCACGGATCTTCAACGGCGCGCTGGTGGGCGATCGATGCGAGGTCCGGGTGAACGCCATCGTGCACCGACGAGCCGTGCTTCCGGCCGGAACGGTCGTGCCGATCGGCTGGGTCGCGGTCGGAGATCCCGTGCAGCTCCTGTCTCCTGACAGGGAGGAGGAGATCTCCGCCGCACAACCCGAACTCGACTTCCCTGGGCACGTCTTCGGCGTGGATCGCGACACCCCCGACCTCATGGTGCAGCTGACCGAGCGCTACGGCAGCTCGCTGGCCCGGCACGCCGACGACGTGCGTCTCGACGCCGACGGCCGCGCGGCGGGTCGCGGGTGAGTGACGGCGCGGGGCTCGTCCGACCGGACATCAGCACGGACGACGCCGCGCTGATCGCTCGCGAATGCTACGGAGTCGAGGCAGTGGCGACCGAGCTCGGCAGCAATCAGGACCGCAACTTCGTGCTGGTCGAGCCGGACGGATCGCGCAGCGTGCTGCGCGTCGACAACCCCGTCTTCGGTGACGACGCGAGAGCCGCGCAGCATGCGGCGCTCGACGCCTATCGCGCGGCCGGCGTGCGGGTTCCCGCCGTGCTCCCCGGACTCGACGGTCAGCTCACGCAGCGCTGGCGGGGATTCGCGGTGCGCCGCAGTGAGTTCGCCGCGGGTGAGCCGATGGTCGATGCGGGGTATCTGGCTCCCGTCGTCCTCGCCGAGTTCGGCGCGCTGGCGGCGGCATCCGTGAACGCGCTCGCGGGTCTCGCGCATCCGGGGCTCGAGCGCGACCAGATGTGGGACATGCGCGTCGCCTATGCCCAGATCAGCGCGCTCGCCCCGGCGGTGACGGAGGCCGAGTTGCGCTCCCGCGTGCGCACGGCCGCGGAGGACGCGCACAAGGCACTGTCGATCGTGGCTGCTGCGTTGCCGGTGCAGCCGATCCACGGCGACCTCACCGACGACAACGTCACCGGTCGGCGAGGCGCGGACTCTCGGCTCCATCCGCACGTCGTGCTCGATCTCGGCGACCTCGGTCTCGGCTGGCGCGTCGCCGAACTCGCGGTGTGCGTCTCGTCGATGCTCCACCACGAACCCGAGCGCCCTCTGCGCGCGCTCGACACGATCGCCGCGTTCCACGCGGATGCGCCCCTCAGCCGTGACGAGGCGCTCGCCGTCTGGCCGCTGGTCGTGCTGCGAGCGGCTCTCCTCGTCGCGAGCGGCTGGAGACAGCTCGAGATCGACGGCGACAACGAGTACGCGCGAGAGCGGATCGCGGGGGAGCAGGCCATCTTCGATGCCGCGACCGCCGTACCGCTCGCCGAGGCGACGGAGCTCGTGCTCGACCGACTGGGATTCGACGCGCCCGTCTTCGAGATTCCCGTCGTCGCCGCGCCGGAGGACGGCACCCCGGAGCCCGAGATCCCGGGGGCTGAGACGCCGGAGGCGGACACCTCGGGCGGGGAGGATTCCGCGCACGAGGAGCCGGAGCAGGAAGCACCGCGCCCGGACGGGCCTGGCCCGATCTCCGAGCTCGCTCCGCTGCTGCCTGAGCTCGACGGTCGCATCGTCGTGGTCGATCCGGGCGTGGAGTCCGACGAACTGGATGCCGGACGCTGGACGGCGCCTGATGCAGAGGCGGCGCTCATCGCCGGGGCGCATGCCCAGGGCGCGCGTGCTGCCGTGGTTCCCTACGGGATGTACCGCCTCACACGCACGACCATCGACACTCCGCATGCCGCGGCCACCTGGCCGGTCGAGACCGAGGTGCACGTCGCTCCCGGGCCGTCGTCGCGCATGATCGCCCCTGTCGAGGGTGACCTGAAGATCACCGACGGCAGTGTGCGCATCACGATCGACGGCGGGTGGGAACTCGACCTCCGCGGCCCCGACTTCGAGCCGACGCGCAACGGCCGGGTCGAGAAGGGCGAGAGCATCGGTCGGCTCGCGGCGTCGTTCGAGATCAGGACGCTGGTCGTCGGACTTCGCAGAGCGGATGCTCCGTCGCTGCCCGCCGTAGCCACCGCCGCGCACCTGGTCACCCCGGATCGGGTCGACGCCTGGCGTCGCTTCACCGCCGACCCCGCGGCTCTGCTCGGTCTCGCCTCGCACGCGCAGCACGACGGCGCGGACGACGAGCTGCGCCGTCGTGAGCGGATCTTCGCCGAGGCGCAGGAGCGCTACTACGAGCACCCGCCGCAGATCGAGCGCGGCTGGCGGCACCATCTCGTCGACACCACCGGTCGAAGCTACATCGACATGGTGAACAACGTCGCCGGCCTCGGCCACGGGCATCCGAAGGTCGCGGCCGCGGCGAACCGACAGCTGAAGACCCTCGCCACGAACTCGCGCTTCCTGTTCCGCGACCTCGCCGAGTACAGCGAGCGCCTGATCGCGTTGATGCCCGAGGGGAGCGGACTCGACACGGTGCTGCTGGTGAACAGCGGCTCAGAGGCGGTGGATCTCGGCATCCGACTCGCGCAGGCGGCGACCGACCGGCGCTCCGTGGTGGCGCTCCGCGAGGCCTATCACGGCTGGACCATGGCGAGCGATGCCGTCACGACGAGTGCCTACGACAACCCCCAGGCGCTCGAGACGCGACCCGACTGGGTGCACGTGGCCGATGCGCCGAACTCCTTCCGTGGAACGTACCGCGGAGACGACACGGCCGAGCGGTATCTCGCCGACCTCGCCGAGGATCTCGACGGTCTCGCTGCGGACGGCCGCGACGTGGCGGCGTTCCTGTGCGAATCCGTGCTCGGGAACGCCGGCGGTGTGCTGCTGCCCGACGGATATCTGGCGGGCGCCTACGATCTGGTGCGCGCTCGCGGCGGTCTCTGCATCGCCGACGAGGTGCAGGTGGGCTTCGGTCGCATGGGCTCGAGCTTCTGGGGATTCGAGCAGTCCCGCGTCGTGCCCGACATCGTCACGATCGCGAAGCCCATGGGCAACGGGTTCCCTATCGGGGGAGTGATCACCTCGCGACGGATCGCCGATGCCCTCAGCAGCCAGGGGCAGTTCTTCTCCTCGGCAGGCGGCAGCACCCTCAGCTGCCGCGTCGGGCTGGCCGTGCTCGACGCCATGGTCGAGGACGATCTGCAGGCCAACGCCCGCGAGGTCGGTGCCCGCCTGGCCGCGTCGCTTCGGGCTCTGGCGCACCGGCATCCGCTCGTCGGCCCTGTGCATGGTGAAGGTCTCTATCTCGGAGTCGAGCTCGTGCGCGACCGCGACAGCATGGAGCCGGCCTCTGCCGAGGCCGCCGCGATCTGCGAGCGGATGCGCGAGCTCGGTGTGATCGTGCTCACCACCTCGGAGCGTTCGAACGTGCTGAAGATCAAGCCGCCGCTCTGTCTGACGGTCGAGAGCGCCGATCATGTTGTCGCGGTGCTGGATCGAGTGCTCTCCGAAGGATGGTGATCGCGGTGGTCTTCGAATCCCGTGAGGATTCGGCATGTTAAATGCGTATTTCGAATCAGATCCGCTCTTCCGCTGACGATTATCCCGGGTACATACTGAGCGTCAGCGTCGGATCGCCCGAAGTCCGACCCATGCGCTGTTCCCGAAGGAGTACTCATGGCCACGCCCGTCAAGACGAAGCCCCTCGCGCAGGGTGGGGGAACCCTTCGCCGCAACCTCGGCCTCTGGGCGATCGTCGGTCTCGGACTCGGCTACATGACGCCGACCGTCGTCTTCGACACGTTCGGCATGGTGGCTCGCGACACGGACAACGTCGTCCCCGCCGCGTACCTGGTCGCTCTCGTCGTGATGGTCTTCACCGCGATCAGCTACGGCAAGATCTCCAGCGCCATCCCGAGCGCGGGATCGGCCTACACCTACGTCCGCGAATCCATCCACCCGAACCTCGGTTTCATGGTCGGCTGGACCTCGCTGATCGACTACGTGCTGCTCCCGATGGTCAACTGCCTCATCATCCGCAGCTACCTCGAGGCGCTGTTCCCCGACATCCCCGGCTGGATCTGGGTGGTGCTCTACTGCATCCTCGTGACGAGCATCATCTACATGACCATGCGCGGTACATCGAACATGAACATGATCCTGCTCGTGTTCTCGATCGTCGTGATGGTCGTGTTCGTCGTGATGGTCGTCGCCCAGCTCCTGCGCGGCGAAGGAGCGGCCACGATCGCCTCGGCCGCCCCGTTCATCCACGACGGTGCGACGATCAGCGCGGTGCTTATGGGAGCCACGATCGTCTGCTTCTCCTTCATCGGCTTCGATGCGGTGACGATGTACGCCGAGGAGGCGAAGGACCCGAAGATCATGCCGAAGGCGATCCTGCTCACGGTGCTGCTCGGCGGAGCGATCTTCCTCGTGGCCGCGTACGTGACGCAGCTGCGGTTCCCGGACTGGAACGAGTTCGCCCCCGGTGGCGACATGCAGTACGTCGAGGACTCCACGCTGCCGATCATCGGCAACCTCGTCGGGGGCGACGTGCTCATGGCCGTCCTGACGGCGGCCGGCTTCTGCGCGACCCTGGCGTCCGGTCTCGCCTCGCACGCATCGGTGTCGCGCATGCTGCTGGTGATGGGACGCAACAACGTGCTTCCGCAGAAGGCGTTCGGCTACATCAACCCGCGCACCCACACGCCGACCTTCAACATCGTGCTGGTGGGAGCCATCTCACTGCTGGCGATCCCGTTCACCCTCGAGCTGATCGCGGCCTGGATCAACTACGGCGCACTGATCGCCTTCACCTTCGTGAACATCTCGGTGATCGCCTGGTTCGCGATCCGCAAGGGGCGGCGCCACACACCGCGCGACATCTTCTCGTACATCGTGATGCCGGGCATCGGCATGCTGCTGACGGGACTCCTGTGGGTGAACCTGCACGCCGATGCCCTCACCGGAGGCCTCATCTGGACGGCTATCGGCCTGATCTACCTCGCCGTGATCACGAAGGGCTTCCGCAAGAGGGTGGTCGCGTTCGACGAGAACCAGCCGGTGACCGGTTTCAACAAGGTCGTGAGGGCACCTGTCGACGAGAGCTGAGCGCCGCGAGCGCAGAACGCGGGATGCAGAAGAGCCGCCTACCCCGGGAGGGAGGCGGCTCTTCCGTCATGTGCGGCAGGTGAGCGGGAGTCAGATGACACCCTGCGCGAGCATCGCGCCCGCGACGCGCTCGAAGCCTGAGATGTTCGCACCCGCCACGTAGTCACCCGCGACGTCGTAGCGCTCGGCGGCCTCGAACGCGGCGGCGTGGATGTCGCCCATGATCTCGCGCAGCTTGTTCTCGCTGGCGTCGAAGCTCCACCGCTGACGGGACGCGTTCTGGCTCATCTCGAGAGCGGAAGTCGCGACACCA of Microbacterium sp. LWH13-1.2 contains these proteins:
- a CDS encoding SDR family oxidoreductase — protein: MHSHDLPLFGRTALVTGVSRRRGIGFATATTLASLGANVFFHHFRPHDLDHPWGGDDLDAVRAGIHDALASGAVMGDAQADLRDPAGIEPLLDAASALSGRLDIVICNQAMSGGDGTIFDMTADRLDAHWQANTRASLLLTAGLANRVRRELGGAETPVGRPGDSIPPLGPFEKPTAHVVWMTSGQGHGAMRGEISYATSKAALAGITRTTAVELLDVGIVLNTVNPGPVNTGYLDADTTDRDLSGVEDWIAGTPFGRVGRPDDPARLIGWLCTDAGSWVVGQVLTTDGGFSL
- a CDS encoding gamma carbonic anhydrase family protein, with product MLYEHLGARPRIHDTAVVAPTAVISGDVTIGPDCQVLHGAVITAEGGPITIGEHVIVMENALIRATAANAVHIGSHTLVGTLASIAGATVGEEVFFASGARIFNGALVGDRCEVRVNAIVHRRAVLPAGTVVPIGWVAVGDPVQLLSPDREEEISAAQPELDFPGHVFGVDRDTPDLMVQLTERYGSSLARHADDVRLDADGRAAGRG
- a CDS encoding APC family permease, which translates into the protein MTPTVVFDTFGMVARDTDNVVPAAYLVALVVMVFTAISYGKISSAIPSAGSAYTYVRESIHPNLGFMVGWTSLIDYVLLPMVNCLIIRSYLEALFPDIPGWIWVVLYCILVTSIIYMTMRGTSNMNMILLVFSIVVMVVFVVMVVAQLLRGEGAATIASAAPFIHDGATISAVLMGATIVCFSFIGFDAVTMYAEEAKDPKIMPKAILLTVLLGGAIFLVAAYVTQLRFPDWNEFAPGGDMQYVEDSTLPIIGNLVGGDVLMAVLTAAGFCATLASGLASHASVSRMLLVMGRNNVLPQKAFGYINPRTHTPTFNIVLVGAISLLAIPFTLELIAAWINYGALIAFTFVNISVIAWFAIRKGRRHTPRDIFSYIVMPGIGMLLTGLLWVNLHADALTGGLIWTAIGLIYLAVITKGFRKRVVAFDENQPVTGFNKVVRAPVDES
- a CDS encoding aminotransferase, with the translated sequence MSDGAGLVRPDISTDDAALIARECYGVEAVATELGSNQDRNFVLVEPDGSRSVLRVDNPVFGDDARAAQHAALDAYRAAGVRVPAVLPGLDGQLTQRWRGFAVRRSEFAAGEPMVDAGYLAPVVLAEFGALAAASVNALAGLAHPGLERDQMWDMRVAYAQISALAPAVTEAELRSRVRTAAEDAHKALSIVAAALPVQPIHGDLTDDNVTGRRGADSRLHPHVVLDLGDLGLGWRVAELAVCVSSMLHHEPERPLRALDTIAAFHADAPLSRDEALAVWPLVVLRAALLVASGWRQLEIDGDNEYARERIAGEQAIFDAATAVPLAEATELVLDRLGFDAPVFEIPVVAAPEDGTPEPEIPGAETPEADTSGGEDSAHEEPEQEAPRPDGPGPISELAPLLPELDGRIVVVDPGVESDELDAGRWTAPDAEAALIAGAHAQGARAAVVPYGMYRLTRTTIDTPHAAATWPVETEVHVAPGPSSRMIAPVEGDLKITDGSVRITIDGGWELDLRGPDFEPTRNGRVEKGESIGRLAASFEIRTLVVGLRRADAPSLPAVATAAHLVTPDRVDAWRRFTADPAALLGLASHAQHDGADDELRRRERIFAEAQERYYEHPPQIERGWRHHLVDTTGRSYIDMVNNVAGLGHGHPKVAAAANRQLKTLATNSRFLFRDLAEYSERLIALMPEGSGLDTVLLVNSGSEAVDLGIRLAQAATDRRSVVALREAYHGWTMASDAVTTSAYDNPQALETRPDWVHVADAPNSFRGTYRGDDTAERYLADLAEDLDGLAADGRDVAAFLCESVLGNAGGVLLPDGYLAGAYDLVRARGGLCIADEVQVGFGRMGSSFWGFEQSRVVPDIVTIAKPMGNGFPIGGVITSRRIADALSSQGQFFSSAGGSTLSCRVGLAVLDAMVEDDLQANAREVGARLAASLRALAHRHPLVGPVHGEGLYLGVELVRDRDSMEPASAEAAAICERMRELGVIVLTTSERSNVLKIKPPLCLTVESADHVVAVLDRVLSEGW